Within the Halarcobacter mediterraneus genome, the region TATACTTTAGGAATAGCAAGTGGAACAACACTTTTTACAGCTATTTCAATAGTGTTTTTTCCTATGGTAGCTCTTTATATCTCTGGTATATTAGGCTCTTTTCTAACTATTCTTGTTTTATATATTATTTCAAAACAAATAAATAAAAATGCAACATTTTCTTCAACAAACTCTATACTTTTAATAGGTATTGCTTTATCATTTTTTTATTCATCTGCATTGATGTTGATATTCTTTTTAAGTACTTTACAAGAGAATTATTCTATTGTGAGGTTTACCCTTGGAAGTCTTGATGTCGTAGGCTATAATAGTTCTTTAGCTGTGTTTTTTGTTGCCCTTATTCTTTTAGCAGTATCAATAATAAAAAGAAAAGATATAAAACTTTTACTTCTATCAAATGATATTGCATTTTTAAAAGGACTAAATGTAAATAGACTGAATCTAATACTTCTTATGACTATCTCTTTAGCTGTTGGAGTAAGTATTAGTTTCGTAGGTCCAATTGGTTTTGTAGGACTTATTATACCTCATATTTTAAGGCTTATTTATAAACAAAGTGCCGATAAACTTATTTTACCAGTATTTTTTTATGGTGGTGTATTTCTAGTACTTTCTGATTTGATTTCAA harbors:
- a CDS encoding FecCD family ABC transporter permease; this translates as MSSIKYLAYIVSVVLIFISCFIGETTISLNEIFDSTTTSYMIFWELRVPRIILAFFVGAVLSLSGLIFQTIFKNILITPYTLGIASGTTLFTAISIVFFPMVALYISGILGSFLTILVLYIISKQINKNATFSSTNSILLIGIALSFFYSSALMLIFFLSTLQENYSIVRFTLGSLDVVGYNSSLAVFFVALILLAVSIIKRKDIKLLLLSNDIAFLKGLNVNRLNLILLMTISLAVGVSISFVGPIGFVGLIIPHILRLIYKQSADKLILPVFFYGGVFLVLSDLISRVLNTASSLPIGVVTSFIGAPFFVYLLFRKHKKKA